One Bos taurus isolate L1 Dominette 01449 registration number 42190680 breed Hereford chromosome 14, ARS-UCD2.0, whole genome shotgun sequence genomic region harbors:
- the GLI4 gene encoding zinc finger protein GLI4 isoform X2: MAALGDGQEPPHVLSPVSFESPGTPGAHHHEAQLHLHLHGHQHGSESEPEQAPSSPSPHGPEDEVHQAGGVLRTLLRSLPRRPGGGDRFGQEPSLERSAGQTPRAGPRSQKRDTWLGSQGASGTEGSPGRTAELAGGLSRGSGLGTQQGGPRGGKPHRCEACGKSFKYNSLLLKHQRIHTGEKPYACHECDKRFRGWSGFIQHHRIHTGEKPYECGQCGRAFSHSSHFTQHLRVHNGEKPYECGECGQAFSQSSNLVRHQRLHTGEKPYACSQCGKAFIWSSVLIEHQRIHTGEKPYECPDCGKAFRGRSHFFRHLRTHTGEKPFACGACGKAFGQSSQLIQHQRVHYRE; encoded by the exons ATGGCGGCCCTGGGGGACGGTCAGGAGCCCCCTCATGTCCTGTCCCCGGTCAGTTTCGAGTCACCCGGGACACCTGGAGCCCACCACCATGAAGCCCAACTTCACCTCCACCTCCATGGTCATCAACATG GTTCTGAGTCGGAGCCGGAGCAGGCCCCGTCGTCTCCCAGCCCGCACGGTCCTGAAGACGAGGTGCACCAGGCCGGAGGCGTGCTGAGGACCCTGCTGAGGAGCCTTCCCCGCAGACCCGGGGGTGGGGACCGCTTTGGGCAGGAGCCCAGCCTGGAGCGGTCAGCAGGCCAGACACCGAGGGCTGGGCCCCGTTCCCAGAAGAGAGACACCTGGCTCGGGTCGCAGGGGGCCTCCGGGACGGAGGGCAGCCCGGGACGCACGGCCGAGCTGGCGGGCGGCCTGAGCCGGGGCTCGGGGCTCGGGACCCAGCAGGGCGGCCCACGGGGCGGGAAGCCGCACAGGTGCGAGGCCTGCGGCAAGAGCTTCAAGTACAACTCGCTCCTGCTGAAGCACCAGCGCATCcacacgggcgagaagccctACGCCTGCCACGAGTGCGACAAGCGCTTCCGCGGCTGGTCGGGCTTCATCCAACACCACCGCATCcacacgggcgagaagccctACGAGTGCGGCCAGTGTGGCCGCGCCTTCAGCCACAGCTCGCACTTCACACAGCACCTGCGCGTCCACAACGGGGAGAAGCCGTACGAGTGCGGCGAGTGCGGCCAGGCCTTCAGCCAGAGCTCCAACCTGGTGCGGCACCAGCGGCTGCACACGGGCGAGAAGCCGTATGCCTGCAGCCAGTGCGGCAAGGCCTTCATCTGGAGCTCGGTGCTCATCGAGCACCAGCGCATCCACACGGGTGAGAAACCCTATGAGTGCCCCGACTGTGGCAAGGCCTTCCGCGGCCGCTCGCACTTCTTCCGGCACCTGCGGACCCACACGGGTGAGAAGCCCTTCGCCTGTGGCGCCTGCGGCAAGGCCTTCGGCCAGAGTTCCCAGCTCATCCAGCACCAGAGGGTCCACTACCGGGAGTAG
- the GLI4 gene encoding zinc finger protein GLI4 isoform X1, translating to MAALGDGQEPPHVLSPVSFESPGTPGAHHHEAQLHLHLHGHQHGFPSSSPEVPSQPPQEPSDLDFQEVAEVQICRDTCWSGSESEPEQAPSSPSPHGPEDEVHQAGGVLRTLLRSLPRRPGGGDRFGQEPSLERSAGQTPRAGPRSQKRDTWLGSQGASGTEGSPGRTAELAGGLSRGSGLGTQQGGPRGGKPHRCEACGKSFKYNSLLLKHQRIHTGEKPYACHECDKRFRGWSGFIQHHRIHTGEKPYECGQCGRAFSHSSHFTQHLRVHNGEKPYECGECGQAFSQSSNLVRHQRLHTGEKPYACSQCGKAFIWSSVLIEHQRIHTGEKPYECPDCGKAFRGRSHFFRHLRTHTGEKPFACGACGKAFGQSSQLIQHQRVHYRE from the exons ATGGCGGCCCTGGGGGACGGTCAGGAGCCCCCTCATGTCCTGTCCCCGGTCAGTTTCGAGTCACCCGGGACACCTGGAGCCCACCACCATGAAGCCCAACTTCACCTCCACCTCCATGGTCATCAACATG GCTTCCCCAGCAGCAGCCCTGAGgtgccctcccagcccccacagGAGCCGTCAGACCTGGACTTCCAAGAGGTGGCAGAGGTCCAGATCTGCAGAGACACCTGCTGGTCAG GTTCTGAGTCGGAGCCGGAGCAGGCCCCGTCGTCTCCCAGCCCGCACGGTCCTGAAGACGAGGTGCACCAGGCCGGAGGCGTGCTGAGGACCCTGCTGAGGAGCCTTCCCCGCAGACCCGGGGGTGGGGACCGCTTTGGGCAGGAGCCCAGCCTGGAGCGGTCAGCAGGCCAGACACCGAGGGCTGGGCCCCGTTCCCAGAAGAGAGACACCTGGCTCGGGTCGCAGGGGGCCTCCGGGACGGAGGGCAGCCCGGGACGCACGGCCGAGCTGGCGGGCGGCCTGAGCCGGGGCTCGGGGCTCGGGACCCAGCAGGGCGGCCCACGGGGCGGGAAGCCGCACAGGTGCGAGGCCTGCGGCAAGAGCTTCAAGTACAACTCGCTCCTGCTGAAGCACCAGCGCATCcacacgggcgagaagccctACGCCTGCCACGAGTGCGACAAGCGCTTCCGCGGCTGGTCGGGCTTCATCCAACACCACCGCATCcacacgggcgagaagccctACGAGTGCGGCCAGTGTGGCCGCGCCTTCAGCCACAGCTCGCACTTCACACAGCACCTGCGCGTCCACAACGGGGAGAAGCCGTACGAGTGCGGCGAGTGCGGCCAGGCCTTCAGCCAGAGCTCCAACCTGGTGCGGCACCAGCGGCTGCACACGGGCGAGAAGCCGTATGCCTGCAGCCAGTGCGGCAAGGCCTTCATCTGGAGCTCGGTGCTCATCGAGCACCAGCGCATCCACACGGGTGAGAAACCCTATGAGTGCCCCGACTGTGGCAAGGCCTTCCGCGGCCGCTCGCACTTCTTCCGGCACCTGCGGACCCACACGGGTGAGAAGCCCTTCGCCTGTGGCGCCTGCGGCAAGGCCTTCGGCCAGAGTTCCCAGCTCATCCAGCACCAGAGGGTCCACTACCGGGAGTAG